In the genome of Bremerella sp. P1, the window GAGCCTGTCCCGACGCAGCAGATTGCCACGGACCCACCACCGACCATTCAACGGTAAGCACTCTCGTGTCCCCTTTCACTCGAAGAGAGAGGGGACACGATCTAAAGAATCTTACTGCTATCGAGCATCACTGTGACCGGTCCATCGTTCACGAGATGGACCTTCATATCGGCTTGAAAAATACCCGTCTCGACCGTCACGCCCTGCTCGCGGATTCGGCTCACGTACGCATCGTACATCGCCGTGGCCTCTTCCGGTTTTGCCGCACTGATAAAACTGGGCCGGCGTCCCTTGCGGCAATCGCCCAGTAGTGTGAATTGGCTGATCGCCAAGATGCTGCCGCCAACGTCCAGCACACTGCGGTTCATCTTGCCATCGTCATCCTCAAAGATCCGCAGGTGAATTGTCTTTTCGACCAGATACTTCAGGTCGGCTTCGGTATCCCCCTGGGCTACCCCGAGAAGAACGACCAGGCCTTGATCGATCTGACCGACAACCTGGCCGTCGACTTTCACGTGGGCTTCCAGAACTCGTTGAATTACGCCTCGCATCAGTGGCGCCCCCCAGCCCCGGTCATCACGGCCATTTGGTATGCCTCGGTCTGGTCGATTGCGTCCGGCACGATCGTCGTCGGTGATAGCAACTGGCTATTGGGCGAAACGCCATCTCGCACGCGGATCAAGTCGAGCGTCACCAGCGGCTTGCGCTGATTCGGCTTGATCGACTCCCACTGAATACGATGCGGAAAGCCTGAGGCGGCATCCAGCAGCAAGCTGGCCCCGTTGGCTTGTTCATTGAGAAAAGGAATGATTGGTGGTCGGCTCTTGGCTCCGGCCCTTTTCGCCCCTCGTACCAGTAGCAACTGACGCTGCCCCTGCATGACCTGCTCGACCGAAGTGAACTCGTAACTTTGCTGCATGCGCCAGATCAAATGAGCGATGCCGGCCCGCGGCATTTCGTCATGCGTGTTTGCCAGATCTTTGAGACGCACCATCGAGGCCGACTCTTCGACACTGGTCTTCCACTGCGACCAGACGACCGGTTCGCTTGCCAGCATCGCTTGCTGAAAGAACATTGGCGACGCGGGGTCCGTACTCTGCAGAATAACCCCATGTCGCTGCATCGGCCCGCTGCCCGACTGCGTGTACTCTCCGATCCCTTGCAAGGTGTGCTGAAACAGGTGAACCTGCCAGCGGACATCGGCGGTTAAGCCGTCGACGTGCTGCCAACGTGTAACGACATTCTTCAAAAGCAAATCGATATCGAGCCCCAGACGGTTACCCGCGGCGGCAGTCCCCCCTGCCCCGATTCCGCTGGCATTGCTGTCGCGTAAACGCTGCGAGGCGTAGCCCAGACCAACGCCAACGGCTAGCAGTGCTACCGCGATCAAGGCTGTTAATTTGAATCGATTATCTTTCATGGCAAGGATTTGCCGGTTTTCCCAAAGAATCCTGTCCTGCCGCGCCGAACATAAATGGCAACAGGGATAGTCTTGCGCTCGAGTCGTGCGTGGCATGGATGCCAAATTGACGGCTGCGATTGTAAGGATTTCCTTGAGGCCGGGTCCACGTCAGTCGGTGAGGTTCTTTGGAACCGTTGGCGGCGTTGCCCTTAACCGCTCGCAACCATTGGTCACTTACGAATACCTGAGAGGATCTCCGCTCTTGCCATGGAGAATGCCGCGATGGCGCGGCAGCAAGGGTTTAGTGAGGGGGAAATCATGAAACAAACTTTGTGGATGTGGACCTTGATGCTTCTGACTGCTGTTGCCGGTACCGGCTGTCAGCATGTTGGACACCAGGCTGCTGGTGGTTACAACTTGCCACCGGCTCAGCAACTGCGTCATCCTGGCCCAGGCGTCGATGGCCCTGGCCCAGGTGTTCTGGCACCTCCGGCAATTGCTCCGGTTTCTGCCATGATGCCACTGGAAGGTGGAATCCCACCGATGCCAGCTCCAAGCTGGACCAGCCAAGTGCTGTTCGTCTCGCCAGACGGCATGCAGGTTAGCTGGGACATTGGTGGAATCGGCATGTATGACTCCGACCCACGGATCGTGCCGTTCTCCAAGAACTTCCCACAAGGCGGTATCTATCGCCTGAAGATCACCAACATCGAAGGCCAACCAGGCGTCGAGCTTTACCCGACGTTGGAAATCGGTTTCGCCACGCCGCGTACCGAAGCCTTCCTGGCTCACAACGCCATTCCTGTTCAATTCACCGAAGACGACTTCGCTCAAGTTCGTAGC includes:
- the dtd gene encoding D-aminoacyl-tRNA deacylase; translated protein: MRGVIQRVLEAHVKVDGQVVGQIDQGLVVLLGVAQGDTEADLKYLVEKTIHLRIFEDDDGKMNRSVLDVGGSILAISQFTLLGDCRKGRRPSFISAAKPEEATAMYDAYVSRIREQGVTVETGIFQADMKVHLVNDGPVTVMLDSSKIL